The proteins below come from a single Asanoa ferruginea genomic window:
- a CDS encoding class I SAM-dependent methyltransferase has protein sequence MTIDARRLSFGAAAAEYDRARPTYPAAALTWTLAPLGAGRLRVVDLGAGTGLLSRVIAAAGHEVVPVEPDPGMRAQLDAATPGVRALAGSAEAIPVPDASVDAVLAGTAYHWFDPELAHPEMARVLRPGGVLAAIWNDRDKTTAWVAELSRLIATHQRVSGRRAELDESRSFGPLFDDLTRQQFPHAVRQSPQGIADLVASRSNYLTATPAKQRLILGQIAELCATHPQLAGRDTFDLPYLTTVYRAIRV, from the coding sequence GTGACCATCGACGCCCGTCGCCTGTCGTTCGGCGCCGCCGCCGCGGAATACGACCGCGCCCGGCCGACCTACCCGGCGGCGGCGCTGACCTGGACGCTCGCCCCGCTGGGGGCCGGGCGGCTGCGGGTCGTGGACCTGGGCGCGGGCACCGGGCTGCTGAGCCGGGTAATCGCCGCCGCGGGGCATGAGGTGGTTCCGGTCGAGCCCGACCCGGGCATGCGGGCGCAGCTCGACGCCGCCACGCCGGGCGTCCGCGCGCTCGCCGGGTCGGCCGAAGCCATCCCGGTGCCCGATGCCAGCGTGGATGCGGTGCTCGCCGGAACGGCCTACCACTGGTTCGATCCGGAGTTGGCGCACCCGGAAATGGCCAGGGTCCTGCGGCCGGGCGGCGTGCTGGCCGCGATCTGGAACGATCGCGACAAGACGACGGCGTGGGTCGCGGAGCTGTCCCGGCTCATCGCGACCCACCAGCGCGTGTCCGGCCGACGCGCCGAGCTCGACGAGTCGCGCAGCTTCGGACCGCTCTTCGACGACCTGACCAGACAACAGTTCCCGCACGCCGTGCGGCAAAGCCCACAGGGAATCGCCGACCTGGTCGCCTCCCGGTCCAACTACCTGACCGCGACGCCGGCCAAGCAGCGCCTGATCCTTGGCCAGATCGCCGAACTCTGTGCCACCCACCCGCAACTCGCCGGCCGGGACACCTTCGACCTGCCCTACCTGACGACCGTCTACCGGGCCATCAGGGTCTAG
- a CDS encoding APC family permease, translating to MPRSAGAACRLWPAPHTSERHLPPAHPPSSFVADRLARRRLGVASVVFFVVAAAAPLTVIAGAAVTAVAVTEITAVPVGYLVVAIGLAVFAVGYVAMSRHVVNAGAFYSYVSHGLGRTFGVSAAAVALVAYNAMQVGLYGAFGYVGSLVLGAFGVTVAWWPCALVGWAIVAILGLLDVSLNGRVLATMLAAEVLIVLIYDAAMITHPAGGALRFDTLQPDQLLTPDIAAVMVVSVAGFVGFEATVVFSEEARDPRRTVARATYIAIAVIGLLYGLSAWALSVATGPEHLVARAKSEGPDLMFNLVLPYVGQSLVDLGKLLFLTSLFAALLVFHHTVARYSYALGRERVLPAAFGRVVRRTGAPKVGSLAQSILALGVIGTYAVAGWHPMENMFALLTTTGGLGVLILMAATSVSVIGFFSRDPRGESIWHRLIAPVAASLFLGGLTIDTIIHFGSLLAPASSQWVWGFPIAYGIAMLGGLVWAFIVRRWHADIYARIGLGVEEPPGSPKPPEPSRHHAVI from the coding sequence GTGCCGAGGTCTGCGGGCGCCGCATGTAGGTTGTGGCCTGCTCCTCACACATCGGAGAGACACTTGCCGCCTGCGCACCCCCCGTCGAGCTTTGTCGCCGACCGTCTGGCACGTCGGCGGCTAGGTGTCGCCTCGGTTGTGTTTTTCGTCGTCGCGGCGGCGGCGCCGTTGACGGTCATCGCGGGAGCGGCTGTCACCGCGGTCGCGGTCACGGAGATCACGGCTGTGCCGGTCGGGTATCTCGTGGTGGCGATAGGGCTCGCGGTGTTCGCCGTGGGCTACGTGGCCATGAGCCGGCACGTCGTCAACGCGGGTGCCTTCTACTCCTACGTCTCTCATGGCCTCGGCCGGACGTTCGGGGTCAGCGCCGCGGCGGTGGCCCTCGTCGCGTACAACGCCATGCAGGTGGGCCTGTACGGGGCGTTCGGATATGTCGGCTCTCTGGTGCTCGGCGCCTTCGGGGTGACGGTGGCGTGGTGGCCCTGCGCGTTGGTGGGTTGGGCGATCGTCGCGATTCTCGGGCTGCTGGATGTCAGCCTCAACGGCCGGGTGCTCGCGACCATGCTGGCGGCCGAGGTGCTTATCGTGCTGATCTACGACGCGGCCATGATCACCCATCCGGCCGGCGGAGCGTTGCGGTTCGACACGCTACAACCAGACCAGCTGCTAACTCCCGACATCGCCGCCGTAATGGTCGTTTCCGTCGCAGGATTCGTCGGGTTCGAGGCGACGGTCGTTTTCTCCGAGGAGGCGCGGGATCCACGGCGGACCGTCGCGCGGGCGACCTACATCGCGATCGCCGTCATCGGCCTGCTCTACGGGCTCTCAGCGTGGGCGCTCTCGGTGGCCACCGGTCCCGAGCACCTCGTCGCTCGCGCCAAGAGCGAAGGGCCCGACCTGATGTTCAACCTGGTGCTTCCGTACGTCGGACAGTCCCTGGTCGACCTCGGCAAACTCCTGTTCCTGACCAGCCTCTTCGCCGCCTTGCTGGTCTTCCACCACACCGTGGCCCGCTACAGCTACGCGTTGGGTAGAGAGCGAGTGCTGCCTGCGGCGTTCGGCCGCGTCGTCCGACGCACGGGCGCGCCGAAAGTCGGGTCGCTCGCGCAGAGCATCCTGGCTCTCGGCGTCATCGGGACCTACGCCGTGGCCGGCTGGCACCCGATGGAGAACATGTTCGCGCTCCTCACGACGACGGGCGGTCTTGGCGTGCTCATCCTGATGGCTGCCACATCCGTTTCCGTCATCGGATTCTTCAGCCGCGACCCGCGCGGCGAGTCGATCTGGCACCGCCTGATCGCACCCGTCGCCGCCAGCCTCTTCCTGGGCGGCCTGACGATCGACACGATCATCCACTTCGGGTCGCTGTTAGCGCCGGCGAGTTCACAGTGGGTGTGGGGATTCCCCATCGCGTACGGCATCGCCATGCTCGGTGGACTGGTCTGGGCGTTCATCGTGCGACGCTGGCATGCAGACATCTATGCCCGAATAGGGCTTGGCGTTGAAGAGCCACCGGGCTCCCCCAAGCCGCCGGAGCCGTCGCGTCACCACGCTGTCATCTAG
- a CDS encoding GNAT family N-acetyltransferase encodes MGPAVDDPDHDARLAEAAGDYFDRFLLKLKVTAERHPTEPHHHLAFLGVQPSRQGTGLGTALLDAYHRVLDASGTPAFLEATNERNSRLYVRHGYRAAEPVYLPHGGPPMWPMWRDHAGACNEGAAG; translated from the coding sequence ATGGGTCCGGCCGTCGACGATCCGGACCACGACGCCCGCCTCGCTGAAGCCGCCGGCGACTATTTTGATCGGTTTCTGCTGAAGCTGAAGGTCACCGCCGAGCGCCACCCAACCGAACCACACCACCACCTGGCCTTCCTCGGCGTCCAACCGAGCCGCCAAGGAACCGGGTTGGGCACCGCGCTGCTGGACGCCTACCACCGGGTGCTCGACGCGTCCGGGACGCCGGCCTTTCTCGAGGCAACCAATGAACGGAACAGCCGGCTGTACGTGCGGCACGGCTACCGCGCCGCGGAACCGGTCTACCTGCCACACGGAGGGCCCCCGATGTGGCCGATGTGGCGAGACCACGCGGGTGCATGTAACGAAGGTGCGGCTGGCTGA
- a CDS encoding sulfite exporter TauE/SafE family protein, whose translation MTPLALSATSVSDRLQDLIQTPGVPAVAFVVAFLAGAWHAVTPGHGKTLAAAYLAGSRGRIVDAAWLGGSVAVMHTISVLVIGVAWTFLSLSTIVRMEQLTTWLQVAAGVLVVCTGIWMLRRHLRGHSHSHDHDHDHDHDHQHEPSKRPGLLLLGVSGGLTPSPAAFLVLATGLFLGRGAFALLLVIVFGLGMAVVLFGVGVLAVAGSTVISRSARSLKALKLASRVTPILAASAVTLFGAGLVTVAAVHLTTVT comes from the coding sequence ATGACCCCGCTCGCATTGTCGGCCACCTCCGTCTCGGACCGGCTACAGGACCTGATCCAGACCCCCGGCGTGCCGGCGGTGGCGTTCGTGGTCGCCTTCCTCGCGGGGGCCTGGCACGCCGTCACCCCTGGCCATGGCAAGACCCTGGCGGCCGCCTACCTCGCCGGTTCCAGGGGACGCATCGTCGACGCCGCCTGGCTCGGCGGCTCGGTCGCGGTCATGCACACCATCTCCGTGCTGGTCATCGGCGTCGCCTGGACGTTCCTGTCGCTGTCGACCATCGTCCGGATGGAACAGCTCACCACCTGGCTCCAGGTCGCGGCTGGGGTGCTCGTGGTCTGCACCGGCATCTGGATGCTGCGCCGACACCTGCGCGGCCACAGCCACTCACACGATCATGACCACGACCACGACCACGACCATCAGCACGAGCCGTCCAAGCGGCCAGGCCTGTTGCTGCTCGGCGTCTCGGGTGGCCTGACGCCGTCACCAGCCGCGTTCCTGGTCCTGGCCACCGGCCTGTTCCTCGGCCGGGGCGCGTTCGCCCTGCTGCTGGTCATCGTCTTCGGCCTCGGCATGGCGGTCGTGCTGTTCGGAGTCGGCGTCCTGGCCGTCGCCGGCAGCACCGTGATCAGCCGCAGCGCGCGTTCCCTCAAAGCTCTCAAGCTCGCCAGCCGGGTAACCCCGATCCTGGCCGCCAGCGCGGTCACCCTCTTCGGCGCCGGCCTGGTGACGGTGGCCGCTGTCCACCTCACGACCGTCACCTGA
- a CDS encoding peptidase inhibitor family I36 protein, producing the protein MTMMTRRRRFLASALAATALVLAPSAVAQAAPKPKPAVVYDWENATVPPTKAQRQAGIDDVLKRMPGSKQLDASTIQIAPGLRMKLPAAQGEVTTLAAGCNFLYLCVWSNRQYGGNRLDFYDCNKDWKLYNVAYPGGGNWADKISSISNEQTSGTWSYFYNWSGTKWNRIISLSAPNDLSNLALDPGQDGSANANDKIDGVHVCGPASNPWLPNWP; encoded by the coding sequence ATGACGATGATGACAAGGCGGCGGCGTTTTCTTGCGTCGGCGCTAGCCGCGACAGCGCTCGTCCTGGCGCCGTCGGCTGTTGCCCAGGCTGCCCCGAAGCCGAAGCCGGCAGTCGTTTACGACTGGGAGAACGCTACGGTTCCGCCCACGAAGGCGCAGCGTCAAGCCGGTATCGACGACGTTTTGAAGCGGATGCCCGGCTCGAAGCAACTCGATGCTTCGACGATTCAGATCGCACCCGGATTGAGGATGAAACTTCCCGCAGCTCAAGGGGAAGTGACAACGCTCGCGGCGGGGTGCAACTTCTTGTATCTGTGTGTTTGGTCGAACCGTCAGTACGGCGGCAACCGCCTCGACTTCTACGACTGCAACAAAGACTGGAAGTTGTATAACGTCGCGTATCCAGGCGGCGGCAACTGGGCCGACAAGATCTCCTCGATCAGCAACGAGCAGACCAGCGGCACATGGTCCTACTTCTACAACTGGAGCGGCACCAAGTGGAACCGCATCATCTCGCTTTCCGCACCGAATGACCTGTCAAATCTCGCGTTGGACCCAGGCCAGGACGGCAGCGCCAACGCGAATGACAAGATCGATGGGGTCCACGTCTGCGGGCCCGCATCGAATCCATGGCTCCCGAACTGGCCGTAG
- a CDS encoding RNA polymerase sigma factor — protein MPDHRGTDADRQRLTDLFRQHGDDIYAYAALRLETEDAEDAVSEVFTVAWQKLSTVRRGEERPWLFGVARRVVLARRRRNAGAGIFRQRLLAAGVADADDHGESTVERRRVMAALERLSEKEREALLLRYWLDLSVSEAATAAGCSTTAFGVRLHRARRRLRDALDRHDVGRAPRLLRAMPHLLKEPK, from the coding sequence GTGCCGGACCATCGAGGAACTGACGCTGATCGTCAGCGGTTAACTGATCTGTTCCGTCAGCATGGCGATGACATCTACGCGTACGCCGCCTTGCGACTCGAAACGGAGGACGCCGAGGACGCCGTGTCCGAGGTCTTCACCGTCGCCTGGCAGAAGCTGTCGACGGTTCGCCGTGGCGAGGAACGGCCGTGGCTGTTCGGGGTGGCACGACGCGTGGTGTTGGCGCGCCGTCGCCGTAACGCCGGCGCGGGTATCTTCCGACAACGTCTGCTGGCCGCCGGTGTTGCCGACGCTGATGATCACGGCGAATCGACCGTTGAGCGGCGTCGTGTCATGGCGGCGTTGGAACGACTGTCAGAAAAGGAACGCGAGGCGCTTCTGCTGCGCTATTGGCTCGACCTCAGCGTTTCTGAAGCGGCTACGGCAGCTGGGTGCTCGACAACAGCTTTCGGCGTCCGCCTGCATCGCGCCAGACGGCGGTTGAGGGACGCACTCGACCGGCACGATGTAGGTCGCGCGCCACGCTTGCTTCGGGCCATGCCCCACCTGCTGAAGGAGCCGAAATGA
- a CDS encoding methyltransferase: MNSIGWYGALVALEFVLAAVTAVALLWIKAPYGRYQRGGWGPTIPGRIGWIVMESPSVVVFSAVFVSGAHRDDLVALVLLAMWLCHYVYRAFVYPALMRPGSRMPLLIVALALAFNVLNATINAWWVADLGGYADSWLTDPRFLAGAVLFFAGLVVHVRSDHTLRRLRSPGETGYRIPYGGGFRWVSSPNYTGEIVQWFGWALATWSPAGLAFAVYTTANLAPRAIDHHAWYRDRFPDYPADRRALVPHLL; this comes from the coding sequence ATGAACAGCATCGGATGGTACGGCGCGTTGGTCGCGCTGGAGTTCGTCCTCGCCGCCGTGACCGCCGTTGCCCTGTTGTGGATAAAGGCGCCCTACGGCCGATATCAGCGCGGCGGCTGGGGGCCGACGATCCCCGGCCGGATCGGGTGGATCGTGATGGAGTCGCCCTCGGTCGTGGTCTTCAGCGCCGTGTTCGTCTCCGGCGCGCACCGCGATGACCTGGTCGCGCTGGTGCTGCTGGCCATGTGGCTGTGCCACTACGTCTACCGGGCCTTCGTCTACCCGGCGTTGATGCGGCCGGGCAGCCGGATGCCGCTGCTGATCGTGGCACTCGCGCTGGCATTCAACGTGCTCAACGCGACCATCAACGCCTGGTGGGTGGCCGACCTCGGCGGCTACGCCGACAGTTGGCTCACCGACCCGCGTTTCCTCGCCGGTGCGGTGCTCTTCTTCGCCGGGCTGGTCGTGCACGTGCGCTCGGACCACACCTTGCGCCGGCTGCGCTCGCCCGGCGAGACCGGCTACCGCATTCCCTACGGGGGCGGCTTCCGCTGGGTCAGCAGCCCCAACTACACCGGCGAGATCGTGCAGTGGTTCGGGTGGGCGTTGGCGACCTGGTCTCCGGCGGGGCTGGCGTTCGCCGTCTACACCACGGCCAACCTGGCCCCGAGGGCGATCGACCACCACGCCTGGTACCGCGACCGCTTCCCCGACTACCCGGCCGACCGGCGGGCGCTCGTACCCCATCTGCTGTAG
- a CDS encoding oxidoreductase, producing MTKFTTADVPDLSGRTAIVTGANGGLGLETARALAGAGARVVFAVRNAEKGRAAADSIPGETEVRTIDLASLDSVRAFAAGWQGPIDLLINNAAVAVPELRRTADGFELQFGTNHLGPFALTNLLLCNVTDRVVTVASQAERLGRIDFDDPNDERHPYERSTAYNRSKLANLLFTAELQRRLAAAGSTVLAEAAHPGFLATGIYSDSGRRTQILVRLLAQKPDAGALPVLYAAVADLPGNSFAGPSHLGHMRGAPELIGRSTAAQDPQLAARLWSLSEQLTGTTFPL from the coding sequence ATGACCAAGTTCACCACCGCCGACGTCCCAGACCTTTCCGGCCGCACAGCGATCGTGACCGGCGCCAACGGGGGCCTCGGTCTGGAGACCGCCCGTGCGTTGGCCGGGGCCGGGGCACGGGTCGTCTTCGCGGTCCGCAACGCGGAGAAGGGCCGCGCCGCGGCCGACTCGATCCCCGGCGAGACGGAGGTGCGGACGATCGACCTCGCGTCGCTCGATTCCGTGCGGGCGTTCGCCGCCGGCTGGCAGGGCCCGATCGACCTGCTGATCAACAACGCCGCCGTAGCGGTGCCGGAGTTACGCCGCACCGCCGACGGTTTCGAGCTCCAGTTCGGCACCAACCATCTTGGACCGTTCGCGCTCACCAACCTGTTGCTGTGCAACGTCACTGACCGGGTGGTGACCGTCGCCTCGCAAGCCGAGCGGCTGGGCCGGATCGACTTCGACGACCCGAACGACGAACGGCATCCCTACGAGCGGTCGACCGCCTACAACCGTTCCAAGCTCGCCAACCTGCTGTTCACCGCGGAGCTCCAGCGCCGCCTCGCCGCCGCCGGGTCGACCGTGCTGGCCGAGGCGGCGCATCCGGGCTTCCTGGCGACCGGGATCTACAGCGACAGCGGCCGCAGGACCCAGATCCTGGTGCGCCTGCTGGCGCAGAAACCCGACGCCGGCGCGCTACCGGTCCTTTACGCGGCTGTCGCCGACCTACCGGGCAACAGCTTCGCGGGACCCAGCCATCTCGGGCATATGCGCGGAGCGCCCGAACTCATCGGCCGCTCCACCGCTGCCCAGGACCCGCAACTCGCCGCGCGGCTGTGGTCGCTTTCCGAGCAGCTCACGGGCACGACGTTTCCCCTATAA
- a CDS encoding oxygenase MpaB family protein, with protein MKNRYRNLERVRSLDPRRDHVEIYRAMLRFEFPWDLKLALNLAFNRTFSTPTVAAILAGTGELTERTQRRVDDTGLLMFEIVLHGFDHPRGRAAVRRMNQLHRPFRNVASDEFVYVLACLTVVPLRWLDRYGWRRPCCHERAATYEFYRELGDRMNVAGIPGSLSEMERWFDAYDRARLLPNENAAAIERATRMLLLARLPGALAPLGDALVSALYDERLRAATGVPTPAWPVRAGLHAGLRARALILRHLARPRPVGMFEDGIATASYPNGYQISELGPPPR; from the coding sequence GTGAAGAACCGATACCGCAACCTGGAGCGGGTCCGCTCACTCGATCCGCGGCGCGACCACGTCGAGATCTATCGGGCGATGCTGCGGTTCGAGTTCCCGTGGGACCTGAAGCTGGCCCTCAACCTGGCCTTCAACCGCACGTTCTCCACGCCGACGGTCGCGGCCATCCTGGCCGGCACGGGTGAGCTGACGGAGCGCACCCAGCGCCGGGTCGACGACACGGGCCTGCTGATGTTCGAGATCGTGCTGCACGGCTTCGACCATCCCCGCGGTCGCGCGGCCGTCCGCCGGATGAACCAGCTGCACCGGCCGTTCCGGAACGTCGCCTCCGACGAGTTCGTCTACGTGCTGGCGTGCCTGACCGTCGTGCCGTTGCGCTGGCTCGACCGCTACGGGTGGCGACGGCCGTGCTGCCACGAGCGGGCCGCGACCTACGAGTTCTATCGCGAGCTCGGCGACCGGATGAACGTGGCCGGCATTCCCGGTTCACTGTCCGAGATGGAGCGCTGGTTCGACGCCTACGACCGGGCGCGGTTGCTTCCCAACGAGAACGCGGCGGCCATCGAGCGGGCCACCCGCATGCTGCTGCTGGCTCGGCTGCCGGGCGCGCTCGCCCCGCTCGGCGACGCGTTGGTCAGCGCCCTCTACGACGAACGGCTGCGCGCGGCAACCGGCGTCCCGACGCCCGCCTGGCCGGTGCGCGCGGGCCTGCACGCCGGCCTGCGTGCTCGCGCATTGATCCTCCGTCATCTCGCCCGCCCTCGCCCGGTGGGCATGTTCGAGGACGGCATTGCCACCGCTTCATACCCCAACGGTTACCAGATCAGCGAGCTTGGACCGCCACCACGCTGA
- a CDS encoding HoxN/HupN/NixA family nickel/cobalt transporter, with amino-acid sequence MAREEVSGLTRFRRSLNRRDWWSLGGMAGLIVLLHLVGFGVLLGLVAPKHFHLGGDNPVFTVGVGVLAYTFGLRHAFDADHIAAVDNTTRKLMADNAASGNDRKPLSVGFWFGLGHSTIVFSLALLLSLGVRALAGQVEDDGSSLHSVTGVIGASVSGAFLWILGILNLVVLLAIVKVFREMRRGTYNEQELEDQLNKRGFMNRFLGGLTKSVRKPWHIYPIGVLFGLGFDTATEVGLLVLAGGAAAFNLPFYAILVLPILFAAGMCLMDAADGVFMNAAYGWAFAKPVRKVFYNITITSISVAVALIIGTIELVGVLADQAHITHGPIAAIASIPLDYAGYGIVGLFVVSWLAAIAIWRFGRIEDRWSKNVASVPD; translated from the coding sequence ATGGCACGCGAAGAGGTTTCCGGGCTCACCCGTTTTCGGCGAAGCCTGAACCGCCGCGACTGGTGGTCGCTGGGCGGGATGGCCGGCCTGATCGTGCTGCTGCACCTCGTCGGGTTCGGTGTGCTGCTCGGCTTGGTCGCGCCGAAGCACTTCCACCTCGGCGGCGACAACCCGGTCTTCACCGTCGGCGTGGGCGTGCTCGCCTACACCTTCGGCCTGCGGCACGCGTTCGACGCCGACCACATCGCCGCTGTCGACAACACCACCCGCAAGCTGATGGCCGACAACGCCGCGTCCGGCAATGACCGCAAGCCGCTGTCGGTCGGCTTCTGGTTCGGGCTCGGCCACTCGACGATCGTCTTCTCGCTGGCGCTGCTGCTGTCGCTCGGCGTGCGGGCCCTCGCCGGGCAGGTCGAAGACGACGGCTCGAGCCTGCACTCCGTCACCGGCGTGATCGGCGCGTCGGTCTCCGGCGCGTTCCTGTGGATCCTCGGCATCCTCAACCTCGTCGTGCTGCTCGCCATCGTGAAGGTGTTCCGCGAGATGCGCCGCGGCACCTACAACGAGCAGGAACTCGAAGACCAGCTCAACAAGCGCGGCTTCATGAACCGCTTCCTCGGCGGCCTGACCAAGTCGGTGCGCAAGCCGTGGCACATCTACCCGATCGGCGTGCTCTTCGGCCTCGGCTTCGACACCGCCACCGAGGTCGGCCTGCTCGTGCTGGCCGGCGGCGCCGCCGCGTTCAACCTGCCGTTCTACGCCATTCTCGTGCTGCCGATCCTGTTCGCGGCCGGCATGTGCCTGATGGACGCCGCCGACGGCGTCTTCATGAACGCCGCGTACGGATGGGCCTTCGCCAAGCCCGTCCGCAAGGTCTTCTACAACATCACCATCACCTCGATCTCGGTCGCCGTAGCCCTGATCATCGGCACGATCGAACTCGTCGGCGTGCTCGCCGACCAGGCACACATCACCCACGGCCCGATCGCCGCGATCGCCTCGATCCCCCTCGACTACGCCGGCTACGGCATCGTCGGCCTGTTCGTCGTGTCCTGGCTCGCCGCGATCGCGATCTGGCGGTTCGGGCGCATCGAAGACCGCTGGTCGAAGAACGTCGCTTCCGTGCCCGACTGA
- a CDS encoding hemerythrin domain-containing protein, translated as MTERETTRLVAWSQELRQMHARLREALDHTRIAVAEGQAGAAATGDLLLYCHGFCAALDGHHRGEEHTLFPAIEAAHPELAPVLRRLTQDHSMIAHLLAGLQAALDRAAPAAELHRHLEGVAAIMESHFRYEERQLLTVLETLSLDASPEEVLGPL; from the coding sequence GTGACTGAGCGCGAGACGACCAGGCTCGTCGCCTGGAGCCAAGAGCTTCGCCAGATGCACGCCCGCCTGCGAGAGGCACTCGACCACACCCGCATCGCGGTTGCCGAAGGCCAAGCAGGCGCGGCAGCCACCGGTGACCTGCTGCTCTATTGCCACGGGTTCTGCGCTGCCCTGGACGGGCACCATCGCGGCGAGGAACACACGCTCTTCCCCGCGATCGAAGCGGCCCACCCGGAGCTCGCGCCCGTGCTCCGCCGGCTCACCCAGGACCACTCGATGATCGCGCACCTGCTCGCCGGCTTGCAGGCCGCGCTCGATCGCGCCGCACCGGCCGCAGAGTTGCACCGTCACCTCGAGGGCGTCGCAGCCATTATGGAAAGCCATTTCCGCTACGAGGAGCGCCAGTTGCTGACGGTGCTCGAAACGCTCTCGCTCGATGCGTCACCGGAGGAGGTCCTCGGCCCGCTGTGA
- a CDS encoding CocE/NonD family hydrolase, which yields MTVRRRMALPVAAAGALAIITSLTAGLPSVAQAAPASAAAGAPITHEENPRVPEGAAWTEAYFPSSDRSGVELHADVLRPAHLPAHAKTPVILSVGPYFSHAGETSPGGFDQVGPSPRFQDLIDGAQLMERGYTFVMVDLRGFGGSTGCLDFLGPGEQADIKAAVEWTARQPWSTGKVGMYGKSYDANTGLAANVLKLKPLKAIVAQEPTWNRYNYLFSNGVPRSNATSSPRSYYSIATMPQLVDDSDRYKANADYEKSHPECQTDNATNTQDPDPKSAFWRARDFASRAVGTRTPLFVTSGFIEDNTKPEDMQKYLANHHGPERGWLGQWEHVRGNETDDNGQLKMGRAGWFDEVMRFFDQHLRGSKPSVQDPAFSVEDSLGNWRAQPTWPMTNDSYTARLSPGQYVDDGGQAQAQRAAEPTTGWDIEYAPQAAAPMAALLADAPGNSYWTFSTPASKQVRLTGSPELALKTKGQGNVWVRLWDVAPDGRSTMFNEMVAALNDKSTSFDLKATDWTFEPGHRLGVQIGTITSRGWRPVPSGQTITVTDARLGMEVQDPRFDSPTQGDRSPYLDRYIAANTVTLDEIGAPTFPLDVSKHHH from the coding sequence ATGACCGTTCGGAGGAGGATGGCCTTGCCCGTCGCGGCGGCGGGTGCACTGGCCATCATCACGAGCCTCACCGCGGGCCTACCCTCGGTGGCACAGGCCGCCCCGGCGTCTGCCGCGGCTGGCGCCCCGATCACCCACGAGGAAAACCCGCGGGTTCCCGAAGGGGCGGCGTGGACGGAGGCATACTTCCCGTCCTCGGACCGCAGCGGGGTCGAGCTGCACGCCGACGTGCTGCGCCCCGCTCACCTGCCGGCGCACGCGAAGACGCCGGTGATCCTGTCGGTGGGGCCCTACTTCTCGCACGCCGGCGAGACCTCCCCTGGCGGGTTTGACCAGGTCGGGCCGTCGCCGCGGTTCCAGGACCTGATCGACGGCGCGCAGCTCATGGAGCGTGGCTACACCTTCGTGATGGTCGACCTGCGTGGCTTCGGCGGCAGCACGGGATGCCTGGACTTCCTCGGCCCGGGCGAGCAGGCCGACATCAAGGCGGCCGTCGAGTGGACCGCTCGCCAGCCGTGGTCGACCGGCAAGGTCGGCATGTACGGCAAGTCCTACGACGCCAACACCGGGCTGGCGGCCAACGTACTCAAACTCAAGCCCTTGAAAGCGATCGTCGCCCAGGAACCGACCTGGAACAGATACAACTACCTGTTCAGCAACGGAGTGCCGCGGTCCAACGCGACCAGCAGTCCGCGAAGCTACTACTCGATCGCGACGATGCCACAGCTGGTCGATGACAGCGACCGCTACAAGGCGAACGCGGACTACGAGAAGAGCCACCCCGAGTGCCAGACCGACAATGCCACCAACACCCAGGACCCCGACCCGAAGTCGGCGTTCTGGCGCGCCCGTGACTTCGCCTCGCGCGCGGTCGGCACGCGTACCCCCTTGTTCGTCACGTCGGGCTTCATCGAGGACAACACCAAGCCCGAGGACATGCAGAAATACCTGGCCAATCACCACGGCCCGGAGCGCGGCTGGCTCGGCCAGTGGGAGCACGTCCGCGGCAACGAGACCGACGACAACGGTCAGCTCAAGATGGGACGGGCCGGCTGGTTCGACGAAGTGATGCGCTTCTTCGACCAGCACCTGCGTGGCAGCAAGCCGTCGGTGCAGGACCCAGCGTTCTCGGTCGAGGACAGCCTCGGCAACTGGCGCGCCCAGCCGACCTGGCCGATGACCAACGACTCCTACACGGCGCGGCTGTCGCCCGGTCAATATGTCGACGACGGCGGTCAGGCCCAGGCGCAGCGCGCTGCCGAGCCGACGACAGGCTGGGACATCGAGTACGCGCCGCAGGCGGCCGCGCCAATGGCCGCACTGCTCGCGGACGCGCCGGGCAACAGCTACTGGACCTTCTCGACGCCAGCGTCGAAGCAGGTGCGGCTCACCGGCTCGCCGGAGCTCGCGCTGAAGACCAAGGGACAGGGCAATGTCTGGGTACGGCTGTGGGACGTCGCTCCGGACGGCAGGTCGACGATGTTCAACGAGATGGTCGCGGCGCTGAACGACAAGTCGACCTCGTTCGACCTGAAGGCGACGGATTGGACCTTCGAGCCGGGACACCGGCTGGGTGTCCAGATCGGAACCATCACCTCGCGAGGCTGGCGCCCGGTTCCCTCGGGTCAGACGATCACCGTCACCGACGCCCGGCTCGGCATGGAAGTGCAGGATCCGCGGTTCGACTCCCCCACCCAGGGTGACCGATCGCCTTACCTGGACCGCTATATAGCGGCGAACACCGTGACGCTCGACGAAATCGGCGCCCCGACCTTCCCGCTGGACGTTTCGAAGCACCACCACTGA